One window of Perca flavescens isolate YP-PL-M2 chromosome 15, PFLA_1.0, whole genome shotgun sequence genomic DNA carries:
- the rdh8a gene encoding retinol dehydrogenase 8a isoform X2: protein MANSGQKVVLITGCSSGIGLRIAVTLAKDEKKRYHVNNAGVGLLGPVESISIEEMKRVFETNFFGVVRMIKEVMPDMKKRRSGHILVMSSVMGLQGVVFNDVYTASKFAMEGFCESMAVQLMKFNIRLSMIEPGPVHTEFETKMMEDVAKMEYPGVDAETVRYFKDVYLPSSIDIFEAMGQTPDDIAKCTKKVIESNSPRFRNLTNSLYTPIVALKYADETGGLSVNTFYNLLFNFGPLMHITMSILKCLTCSCLRRRTVSPN from the exons ATGGCGAACAGCGGGCAGAAAGTTGTGCTGATCACCGGCTGCTCCTCCGGCATCGGGTTACGAATCGCCGTCACGCTGGCCAAAGATGAAAAGAAGCGTTACCATG TCAACAATGCAGGAGTGGGCTTGCTGGGACCTGTGGAAAGCATCAGCATCGAGGAGATGAAAAGAGTATTTGAGACCAACTTCTTTGGTGTTGTTCGCATGATCAAAGAAGTGATGCCAGACATGAAGAAGAGGCGTTCAGGACACATCCTGGTCATGAGCAGTGTCATGGGTCTTCAGG GAGTGGTGTTCAATGATGTTTACACTGCTTCTAAGTTTGCCATGGAAGGTTTCTGTGAGAGTATGGCCGTGCAACTGATGAAGTTCAATATCCG GTTGTCCATGATTGAGCCCGGCCCAGTGCACACTGAGTTTGAGACAAAGATGATGGAGGATGTGGCCAAGATGGAGTATCCAGGAGTAGATGCCGAAACAGTCCGTTATTTTAAAGATGTTTACCTGCCGTCATCCATAGATATATTTGAAGCCATGGGCCAGACGCCAGACGACATAGCTAAA TGCACTAAAAAGGTTATTGAGTCAAACAGCCCTCGCTTCAGGAATCTGACCAACAGCCTCTACACACCTATTGTGGCCTTAAAGTATGCAGATGAGACTGGTGGCCTGTCTGTCAACACCTTCTACAACCTACTCTTCAATTTCGGCCCTCTCATGCACATCACCATGAGCATCCTCAAGTGCCTGACATGCAGCTGCCTGCGTAGACGCACCGTCTCACCTAACTAA
- the rdh8a gene encoding retinol dehydrogenase 8a isoform X1 translates to MANSGQKVVLITGCSSGIGLRIAVTLAKDEKKRYHVIATMRDLKKKDKLVEAAGDAYGKTLILLPLDVCSDESVKQCINNIKDRHIDILINNAGVGLLGPVESISIEEMKRVFETNFFGVVRMIKEVMPDMKKRRSGHILVMSSVMGLQGVVFNDVYTASKFAMEGFCESMAVQLMKFNIRLSMIEPGPVHTEFETKMMEDVAKMEYPGVDAETVRYFKDVYLPSSIDIFEAMGQTPDDIAKCTKKVIESNSPRFRNLTNSLYTPIVALKYADETGGLSVNTFYNLLFNFGPLMHITMSILKCLTCSCLRRRTVSPN, encoded by the exons ATGGCGAACAGCGGGCAGAAAGTTGTGCTGATCACCGGCTGCTCCTCCGGCATCGGGTTACGAATCGCCGTCACGCTGGCCAAAGATGAAAAGAAGCGTTACCATG TCATTGCCACCATGCGGGACCTGAAGAAGAAAGACAAGCTAGTGGAGGCAGCAGGAGATGCATATGGCAAGACCTTGATATTGCTTCCACTAGACGTGTGCAGTGATGAGTCAGTCAAGCAGTGCATCAACAATATCAAGGACCGCCATATTGATATCCTGA TCAACAATGCAGGAGTGGGCTTGCTGGGACCTGTGGAAAGCATCAGCATCGAGGAGATGAAAAGAGTATTTGAGACCAACTTCTTTGGTGTTGTTCGCATGATCAAAGAAGTGATGCCAGACATGAAGAAGAGGCGTTCAGGACACATCCTGGTCATGAGCAGTGTCATGGGTCTTCAGG GAGTGGTGTTCAATGATGTTTACACTGCTTCTAAGTTTGCCATGGAAGGTTTCTGTGAGAGTATGGCCGTGCAACTGATGAAGTTCAATATCCG GTTGTCCATGATTGAGCCCGGCCCAGTGCACACTGAGTTTGAGACAAAGATGATGGAGGATGTGGCCAAGATGGAGTATCCAGGAGTAGATGCCGAAACAGTCCGTTATTTTAAAGATGTTTACCTGCCGTCATCCATAGATATATTTGAAGCCATGGGCCAGACGCCAGACGACATAGCTAAA TGCACTAAAAAGGTTATTGAGTCAAACAGCCCTCGCTTCAGGAATCTGACCAACAGCCTCTACACACCTATTGTGGCCTTAAAGTATGCAGATGAGACTGGTGGCCTGTCTGTCAACACCTTCTACAACCTACTCTTCAATTTCGGCCCTCTCATGCACATCACCATGAGCATCCTCAAGTGCCTGACATGCAGCTGCCTGCGTAGACGCACCGTCTCACCTAACTAA